A segment of the Methanothermococcus thermolithotrophicus DSM 2095 genome:
GATATTTTCAGTCTCGCCTTCATAGGCTATATCAGGAGCTATTGTTGGAAACTTTGTTCCCTTAAGTTCCTCAAAGATATCCTCATCCAGATCTTTATAGAATAAAAAGGTCCCGCAGGAGTAATCCAAATAAATTCTATCCTCCTTTGGAACATGATTTTTTAAGAGCTCTTTTACACACTCATTCCAGAGGTAACTCTGATAGGCAGAAACAAAAAGCTGTTTTAACCTGTTATCCATGTAATCAAAAGCTTTTTTAAAATCCCCTGAATCTTTAAGTTCCTTTAGCATGTTGTTGAACATTTTACTTTTTATATTGTTCTCTTTAAGGTAGTTAAAGCATGCGGTCCAATCTCCCCAGTTTTTATCAATAAATCTCTTTAAATCTTTTATTCTCTTGTTTTCACTTTTTTTATACTTGGTAAGTATTATTTTCATTGCCTCTTCATAACCGTTCTTTAGTATCTCCTTTACTATGAACTTTCCATAAAATGCACTGCCAAACCTTTGTTCATCATAATAGTTCGGAGCTCCTTTATCCAACGCCCTTAAGTTGTCGCCTACTTTTAAAAAATGTTCCTTTTTTATGTCTCTAACTGTAATCTTAAACCTGTTCCCCTCCAAGTCTCCTATTTTTAAAGGTTTAACTGAAGTTCCCACATGTTGAAGCTTTAAATTCTCCTCATTTAGTGAGAGAA
Coding sequences within it:
- the truD gene encoding tRNA pseudouridine(13) synthase TruD — protein: MKLKQIPEDFIVEEIVNLENIKDMGNKEVNYNIYSLKKKNIENLRALSYISKYFKVPLKSIGYCGLKDRHGITTQYITVPKEYGILSLNEENLKLQHVGTSVKPLKIGDLEGNRFKITVRDIKKEHFLKVGDNLRALDKGAPNYYDEQRFGSAFYGKFIVKEILKNGYEEAMKIILTKYKKSENKRIKDLKRFIDKNWGDWTACFNYLKENNIKSKMFNNMLKELKDSGDFKKAFDYMDNRLKQLFVSAYQSYLWNECVKELLKNHVPKEDRIYLDYSCGTFLFYKDLDEDIFEELKGTKFPTIAPDIAYEGETENIIKKALKKEKIKMNDLNKIDFGKFQYHERNILSIPKNFNHGKFQKDELNKGKYKICLEFELDKGCYATMIVKRVFNTL